In Streptomyces sclerotialus, one genomic interval encodes:
- a CDS encoding replication-associated recombination protein A, translating to MEPDLFTAAAEDRQEKDPAGSPLAVRMRPRTLDEVVGQQHLLKPGSPLRRLVGEGEGGPAGPSSVFLWGPPGIGKTTLAYVVSQATNKRFVELSAITAGVKEVRSVIDGARRASGGYGKETVLFLDEIHRFSKAQQDSLLPAVENRWVTLIAATTENPYFSVISPLLSRSLLLTLEPLTDDDLRGLLKRALTDARGLAGAVTLPEDTEAHLLRIAGGDARRALTALEAGAGSAISKGEKEITLQTLEESVNRAAVKYDRAGDQHYDVASALIKSIRGSDVDAALHYLARMIEAGEDPRFIARRLMISASEDIGLADPTALQTAVAAAQAVAMIGFPEARITLSQATIALALAPKSNAAYLAIDAALADVRAGLAGPVPPHLRDSHYQGAKKLGHGKGYQYPHDLPGGIAAQQYAPDEVHGKRYYTPTRYGSEARYYDVVERVRGRLAGEAGPAGE from the coding sequence GTGGAGCCCGACCTGTTCACCGCCGCCGCCGAAGACCGCCAGGAGAAGGACCCCGCGGGGTCCCCGCTCGCCGTACGCATGCGTCCGCGCACCCTGGACGAGGTGGTCGGCCAGCAGCATCTGCTCAAGCCCGGGTCGCCGCTGCGGCGGCTGGTGGGCGAGGGGGAGGGCGGGCCGGCCGGGCCGTCCTCGGTGTTCCTGTGGGGCCCGCCCGGCATCGGCAAGACCACCCTCGCGTACGTCGTCAGCCAGGCGACCAACAAGCGCTTCGTGGAGCTCTCCGCGATCACCGCGGGGGTGAAGGAGGTGCGGTCCGTCATCGACGGCGCCCGCCGCGCCTCCGGGGGATACGGGAAAGAGACCGTCCTCTTCCTCGACGAGATCCACCGCTTCAGCAAGGCCCAGCAGGACTCCCTGCTCCCGGCGGTGGAGAACCGCTGGGTGACCCTCATCGCGGCGACCACGGAGAACCCGTACTTCTCGGTGATCTCGCCGCTGCTCTCCCGCTCGCTGCTGCTGACGCTGGAGCCGCTCACCGACGACGATCTGCGCGGGCTGCTGAAGCGCGCGCTGACGGACGCGCGCGGGCTGGCGGGCGCGGTGACGCTGCCCGAGGACACCGAGGCGCATCTGCTGCGGATCGCGGGCGGCGACGCGCGCCGGGCGCTGACGGCCCTGGAGGCCGGTGCCGGGTCCGCGATCTCCAAGGGCGAGAAGGAGATCACCCTCCAGACCCTGGAGGAGTCGGTGAACCGGGCGGCGGTGAAGTACGACCGGGCCGGTGACCAGCACTACGACGTGGCGAGCGCGCTGATCAAGTCCATCCGCGGCTCGGACGTGGACGCGGCGCTGCACTATCTGGCGCGGATGATCGAGGCGGGCGAGGACCCGCGGTTCATCGCGCGGCGGCTGATGATCTCCGCGAGCGAGGACATCGGGCTGGCCGACCCGACCGCGCTGCAGACCGCGGTGGCCGCCGCGCAGGCCGTCGCGATGATCGGCTTCCCCGAGGCGCGGATCACGCTCAGCCAGGCGACGATCGCGCTGGCCCTCGCGCCCAAGTCGAACGCGGCGTACCTGGCGATCGACGCGGCGCTGGCGGACGTCCGGGCGGGGCTCGCCGGTCCGGTGCCCCCGCATCTGCGGGACAGCCATTACCAGGGCGCGAAGAAGCTCGGCCACGGCAAGGGGTACCAGTACCCGCACGACCTGCCCGGCGGCATCGCGGCCCAGCAGTACGCGCCGGACGAGGTGCACGGCAAGCGGTACTACACCCCGACGAGGTACGGCTCGGAGGCGCGGTACTACGACGTGGTGGAGCGGGTCCGCGGCCGGCTGGCGGGGGAGGCGGGGCCTGCGGGGGAGTGA
- a CDS encoding vitamin K epoxide reductase family protein, with product MTTTTLDDVSTDHASEGVDDRTIGAGRPFAWLLVITGALGILAAWVITLDKFALLEDPNFKPACSINPIISCGSVMKSAQASVFGFPNPMAGLVGFAVVVAIGMAVLGGARFRAWYWIGLNIGTLLASVFCMWLMSQSLYVINALCLWCTLTWCVTILMFWYTTVHNIKHRIIKVPEGVRGPVLEFHWVVPVLWYGVIAVLILTKWWTQYWSTLL from the coding sequence ATGACGACGACTACGCTTGATGACGTGTCCACCGACCACGCTTCCGAGGGCGTCGACGACCGCACCATCGGCGCAGGCCGTCCTTTCGCCTGGCTTCTGGTGATCACTGGCGCGCTGGGCATCCTCGCGGCCTGGGTCATCACCCTGGACAAGTTCGCGCTGCTGGAGGACCCGAACTTCAAGCCGGCGTGCAGCATCAACCCGATCATCTCCTGCGGCAGCGTCATGAAGAGCGCGCAGGCCTCCGTCTTCGGCTTCCCGAACCCGATGGCCGGCCTGGTCGGCTTCGCCGTCGTGGTCGCGATCGGCATGGCGGTGCTCGGCGGGGCCCGCTTCCGCGCCTGGTACTGGATCGGGCTGAACATCGGCACGCTGCTCGCCTCGGTGTTCTGCATGTGGCTGATGTCCCAGTCGCTGTACGTCATCAACGCGCTGTGCCTGTGGTGCACGCTGACCTGGTGCGTCACGATCCTGATGTTCTGGTACACCACCGTGCACAACATCAAGCACCGCATCATCAAGGTGCCGGAGGGCGTGCGCGGCCCCGTCCTGGAGTTCCACTGGGTCGTCCCGGTGCTCTGGTACGGCGTGATCGCGGTGCTCATCCTGACCAAGTGGTGGACGCAGTACTGGAGCACGCTGCTCTAG
- the hisS gene encoding histidine--tRNA ligase, translating to MSTFKAPKGTYDLIPPQSATYLAVRDAISGPLKRSGYGYIETPGFENVELFARGVGESTDIVTKEMYAFETKGGDQLALRPEGTASVLRAALEANLHKAGNLPVKLWYSGSYYRYERPQKGRYRHFSQVGAEAIGAEDPALDAELIILANDAYRSLGLKNFRILLNSLGDKECRPAYRAALQDFLRALDLDEDTRRRIEINPLRVLDDKRPDVQKQLVGAPLLRDHLCENCKAYHEQVRELLTAAGVAYEDDPKLVRGLDYYTRTTFEFVHDGLGSQSAVGGGGRYDGLSEMIGGPALPSVGWALGVDRTVLALEAEGVELEIPASTAVFAVPLGEEARRVLFGTVTELRRAGLATDFAYGGKGLKNAMKSANRSGARLAIVAGERDLAEGVVQLKDLESGEQAPVALDAVVEEVRRKLG from the coding sequence GTGAGCACCTTCAAGGCCCCCAAGGGCACCTACGACCTGATCCCGCCGCAGTCCGCGACCTACCTGGCGGTCCGCGACGCGATCTCCGGACCCCTCAAGCGCTCCGGTTACGGCTACATCGAGACGCCCGGCTTCGAGAACGTCGAGCTGTTCGCGCGCGGCGTCGGCGAGTCCACCGACATCGTCACCAAGGAGATGTACGCCTTCGAGACCAAGGGCGGCGACCAGCTCGCGCTGCGCCCGGAGGGCACCGCCTCCGTGCTGCGCGCCGCGCTGGAGGCCAACCTCCACAAGGCCGGCAACCTCCCGGTCAAGCTCTGGTACTCCGGCTCGTACTACCGCTACGAGCGCCCGCAGAAGGGCCGCTACCGGCACTTCTCGCAGGTCGGCGCGGAGGCCATCGGTGCCGAGGACCCGGCGCTGGACGCCGAGCTGATCATCCTGGCGAACGACGCGTACCGCTCGCTGGGCCTCAAGAACTTCCGCATCCTGCTGAACTCGCTCGGCGACAAGGAGTGCCGCCCCGCCTACCGGGCCGCGCTGCAGGACTTCCTGCGCGCCCTGGACCTGGACGAGGACACCCGCCGCCGCATCGAGATCAACCCGCTGCGGGTCCTGGACGACAAGCGCCCGGACGTGCAGAAGCAGCTGGTCGGCGCGCCGCTGCTGCGTGACCACCTCTGCGAGAACTGCAAGGCGTACCACGAGCAGGTGCGCGAGCTGCTGACCGCGGCGGGCGTGGCCTACGAGGACGACCCCAAGCTGGTCCGCGGCCTGGACTACTACACCCGCACCACCTTCGAGTTCGTCCACGACGGGCTGGGCTCGCAGTCCGCGGTGGGCGGCGGCGGGCGGTACGACGGCCTGTCCGAGATGATCGGCGGTCCCGCGCTGCCGTCCGTCGGCTGGGCGCTGGGCGTGGACCGCACGGTGCTGGCGCTGGAGGCCGAGGGCGTCGAGCTGGAGATCCCCGCGAGCACCGCCGTCTTCGCGGTGCCGCTGGGCGAGGAGGCCCGCCGGGTGCTCTTCGGCACGGTCACCGAGCTGCGCCGGGCCGGTCTCGCGACCGACTTCGCGTACGGCGGCAAGGGCCTGAAGAACGCCATGAAGTCCGCGAACCGCTCCGGCGCGCGTCTCGCGATCGTCGCCGGTGAGCGCGACCTCGCCGAGGGCGTGGTCCAGCTCAAGGACCTGGAGAGCGGCGAGCAGGCGCCGGTCGCGCTCGACGCCGTGGTCGAGGAGGTCCGGCGCAAGCTGGGCTGA
- a CDS encoding MBL fold metallo-hydrolase: MLIAGFPAGAWGTNCYLVAPAAGEECVIIDPGHQATQGVEEAVRKHRLKPVAVVLTHGHIDHVASVVPVCGAHDVPAWIHPEDRYMMSDPEKALGRSIGQQLMGELTVGEPDDVKELADGGTLSLAGLEFSVAHAPGHTKGSVTFRMPEQADIPPVFFSGDLLFAGSIGRTDLPGGDHAEILRSLERVCLPLDDSTVVLSGHGPQTTIGQERATNPFLREVAAGLGTGPQSPAPRRGM, translated from the coding sequence GTGCTGATTGCCGGGTTCCCCGCCGGGGCCTGGGGCACCAATTGCTACTTGGTCGCCCCCGCCGCGGGTGAGGAGTGCGTGATCATCGACCCGGGCCACCAGGCCACCCAGGGCGTCGAGGAAGCGGTCAGGAAGCATCGCCTCAAGCCCGTCGCCGTCGTCCTCACCCACGGCCACATCGACCACGTCGCCTCGGTGGTGCCGGTCTGCGGCGCGCACGACGTCCCCGCCTGGATCCACCCCGAGGACCGCTACATGATGAGCGACCCGGAGAAGGCGCTGGGCCGCTCCATCGGGCAGCAGCTCATGGGCGAGCTGACCGTGGGCGAGCCCGACGACGTCAAGGAGCTGGCGGACGGCGGCACGCTCTCGCTCGCCGGGCTGGAGTTCTCCGTCGCGCACGCGCCGGGCCATACCAAGGGGTCGGTGACCTTCAGGATGCCCGAGCAGGCCGACATCCCGCCGGTCTTCTTCTCGGGCGACCTGCTCTTCGCCGGCTCCATCGGACGCACCGACCTGCCCGGCGGCGACCACGCCGAGATCCTCCGGTCGCTGGAGCGCGTATGCCTCCCGCTGGACGACTCGACCGTGGTGCTGTCCGGCCACGGCCCCCAGACCACCATCGGCCAGGAGCGCGCCACCAACCCCTTCCTGCGGGAGGTGGCCGCCGGCCTCGGAACGGGCCCCCAGAGCCCGGCTCCGCGACGAGGAATGTGA
- a CDS encoding peptidylprolyl isomerase, whose protein sequence is MVKGDQRRKQLARQKYERQLQRRAEARRKAKRRNVIIASALAVVLAAGATVYATAGLVGSDNGNDVDAAAAEQPKDPCATPAEGEPSKEQWKKEPKLTVDTSASYTAELSTTCGDITMKLDAKKAPHTVNSFNFLAGKHYFDHSKCHRLVDDGLHVLQCGDPTGTGQGTPGYTIPDENLKDPRLKGGVYPAGTVAMANRYDGRSEKTRDTGGSQFFLVFQDSKLPANYTPFGTITEGMDVLKKIAKAGSTVDPQTQNTAPNATVVIDRARVTKS, encoded by the coding sequence GTGGTCAAGGGGGATCAGCGGCGCAAGCAGCTCGCGCGCCAGAAGTACGAGCGTCAGCTCCAGCGGCGGGCCGAGGCCCGGCGCAAGGCCAAGCGCCGCAACGTGATCATCGCGTCGGCGCTCGCGGTGGTCCTCGCCGCGGGCGCGACGGTGTACGCGACGGCGGGCCTGGTCGGCTCGGACAACGGCAACGACGTGGACGCGGCGGCGGCCGAGCAGCCGAAGGACCCGTGCGCCACGCCCGCCGAGGGCGAGCCGTCGAAGGAGCAGTGGAAGAAGGAGCCGAAGCTGACGGTGGACACGTCCGCTTCGTACACCGCCGAGCTCTCGACCACCTGTGGCGACATCACCATGAAGCTGGACGCGAAGAAGGCGCCGCACACGGTCAACTCGTTCAACTTCCTGGCCGGAAAGCACTACTTCGACCACAGCAAGTGCCACCGCCTGGTCGACGACGGCCTGCACGTCCTGCAGTGCGGTGACCCCACGGGCACCGGCCAGGGCACCCCCGGCTACACCATCCCGGACGAGAACCTCAAGGACCCGCGGCTCAAGGGCGGTGTCTACCCGGCCGGCACGGTCGCGATGGCCAACCGCTACGACGGGCGGAGCGAGAAGACCCGGGACACCGGCGGCAGCCAGTTCTTCCTGGTCTTCCAGGACAGCAAGCTGCCGGCGAACTACACGCCGTTCGGGACGATCACCGAGGGCATGGACGTGCTGAAGAAGATCGCCAAGGCCGGCTCCACGGTGGACCCGCAGACGCAGAACACCGCGCCGAACGCCACCGTCGTCATCGACCGTGCCCGCGTCACGAAGTCCTGA
- a CDS encoding DUF349 domain-containing protein codes for MSSDPWGRVDETGTVYVRTADGEQVVGSWQAGSPEEALAYFERKYEGLVVEIGLLERRVKTTDLSAKDAMTAIDHLRQQVDEHHAVGDLDALRKRLDALVQTVEARREERKAAKARQADEAREAKEKLVAEAEELAASEQWRAAGERLRALVDTWKGLPRLDRKSDDELWHRFSHARSAFSKRRKAHFASLDAQREQARQTKEKLVADAEALSNSTDWGPTAARYRELMQEWKAAGRAQREHEDDLWNRFRGAQDIFFQARSEVFAERDAEQRENLTRKEELAVEAEKLLPVSDLKAARAAFRSINERWEAIGHVPRDARPKIEGRMHAVERAIQEAEEAEWRRTNPEARARAAGLTGQLQDAVDKLQKQIDTARAAGNDAKADKLARELEGRQALLDQAQKGLQEFGG; via the coding sequence GTGAGCAGCGACCCATGGGGCCGCGTCGATGAGACGGGGACCGTGTACGTGCGTACCGCCGACGGCGAGCAGGTCGTCGGATCGTGGCAGGCGGGATCTCCCGAGGAGGCCCTCGCCTACTTCGAGCGCAAGTATGAGGGCCTGGTCGTCGAGATCGGCCTCCTCGAGCGGCGGGTCAAGACCACCGATCTGTCGGCCAAGGACGCCATGACCGCGATCGACCACCTGCGCCAGCAGGTGGACGAGCACCACGCGGTCGGCGACCTGGACGCCCTGCGCAAGCGCCTGGACGCGCTCGTTCAGACGGTCGAGGCCCGCCGCGAGGAGCGCAAGGCGGCCAAGGCCCGGCAGGCGGACGAGGCCAGGGAGGCGAAGGAGAAGCTGGTCGCCGAGGCCGAGGAGCTGGCCGCGAGCGAGCAGTGGCGGGCGGCCGGCGAGCGGCTGCGGGCCCTGGTCGACACCTGGAAGGGGCTGCCGCGCCTGGACCGCAAGTCCGACGACGAGCTGTGGCACCGCTTCTCGCACGCCCGGTCGGCGTTCTCCAAGCGGCGCAAGGCGCACTTCGCGTCGCTGGACGCGCAGCGCGAGCAGGCCAGGCAGACCAAGGAGAAGCTGGTCGCGGACGCCGAGGCACTGTCGAACTCCACGGACTGGGGCCCGACCGCCGCCCGGTACCGCGAGCTGATGCAGGAGTGGAAGGCCGCGGGCCGCGCCCAGCGCGAGCACGAGGACGATCTGTGGAACCGCTTCCGCGGCGCCCAGGACATCTTCTTCCAGGCCCGCAGCGAGGTCTTCGCGGAGCGGGACGCCGAGCAGCGGGAGAACCTCACCCGCAAGGAGGAGCTGGCCGTCGAGGCCGAGAAGCTGCTCCCGGTCTCGGACCTGAAGGCCGCGCGGGCCGCGTTCCGTTCGATCAACGAGCGGTGGGAGGCCATCGGCCATGTGCCGCGGGACGCCCGCCCGAAGATCGAGGGCCGGATGCACGCCGTCGAGCGCGCCATCCAGGAGGCCGAGGAGGCCGAGTGGCGGCGGACCAACCCCGAGGCGCGGGCGCGTGCCGCGGGGCTGACCGGTCAGCTCCAGGACGCCGTCGACAAGCTCCAGAAGCAGATCGACACGGCCCGCGCCGCGGGCAACGACGCCAAGGCCGACAAGCTCGCCCGTGAGCTGGAGGGCCGCCAGGCGCTGCTGGACCAGGCCCAGAAGGGTCTCCAGGAGTTCGGCGGCTGA
- a CDS encoding RelA/SpoT family protein, whose translation MPDEAQPLSPRTPGGGPAAHPDARPAPAGGSADAPKNGGKGAPAGPGPAAARPAAPASKPTPPPSAPKPLPPGHTGQPGGRSGSSNRVRARLARLGVQRQSPYNPVLEPLLRIVRSNDPKIETATLRQVERAYQVAERWHRGQKRKSGDPYITHPLAVTTILAELGMDPATLMAGLLHDTVEDTEYGLDTLRRDFGDQVALLVDGVTKLDKVKFGEAAQAETVRKMVVAMAKDPRVLVIKLADRLHNMRTMRYLKREKQEKKARETLEIYAPLAHRLGMNTIKWELEDLAFAILYPKMYDEIVRLVAERAPKRDEYLAIVTDEVQADLRSARIKATVTGRPKHYYSVYQKMIVRGRDFAEIYDLVGIRVLVDTVRDCYAALGTVHARWNPVPGRFKDYIAMPKFNMYQSLHTTVIGPNGKPVELQIRTFDMHRRAEYGIAAHWKYKQEAVAGASKVRTDVPKGKAGKDDAVNDMAWLRQLLDWQKETEDPGEFLESLRFDLSRNEVFVFTPKGDVIALPAGATPVDFAYAVHTEVGHRTIGARVNGRLVPLESTLDNGDLVEVFTSKAPGAGPSRDWLGFVKSPRARNKIRAWFSKERRDEAIEQGKDAIARAMRKQNLPIQRILTGDSLVTLAHEMRYPDISSLYAAIGEGHVTAQSVVQKLVQALGGQDEATEDIAESTPIRRSKRRSSADPGVVVKGVEDVWVKLARCCTPVPGDPIIGFVTRGSGVSVHRADCVNVDSLSKQPERILEVEWAPTQSSVFLVAIQVEALDRSRLLSDVTRVLSDQHVNILSAAVQTSRDRVATSRFTFEMGDPKHLGHVLKAVRGVEGVYDVYRVTSARRPN comes from the coding sequence TTGCCAGACGAGGCCCAGCCGCTCTCCCCCCGCACGCCGGGGGGTGGCCCCGCCGCGCACCCGGATGCCCGGCCCGCGCCCGCGGGCGGTTCCGCGGACGCGCCGAAGAACGGCGGGAAGGGAGCACCGGCAGGGCCCGGCCCGGCGGCTGCCCGGCCTGCCGCCCCGGCGTCCAAGCCCACCCCGCCGCCCTCGGCCCCCAAGCCGCTGCCGCCCGGTCACACCGGCCAGCCCGGCGGCCGCTCCGGCTCCTCCAACCGGGTCAGGGCCCGCCTGGCCCGGCTCGGCGTGCAGCGCCAGAGCCCGTACAACCCGGTCCTGGAGCCGCTGCTGCGGATCGTGCGCAGCAACGACCCCAAGATCGAGACGGCCACGCTGCGCCAGGTCGAGCGGGCCTACCAGGTGGCCGAGCGATGGCACCGCGGCCAGAAGCGCAAGAGCGGCGACCCGTACATCACGCACCCGCTCGCGGTCACGACCATCCTCGCCGAGCTGGGCATGGACCCGGCGACGCTGATGGCCGGGCTGCTGCACGACACCGTCGAGGACACCGAGTACGGGCTCGACACCCTCCGCCGGGACTTCGGCGACCAGGTCGCGCTGCTGGTGGACGGCGTCACCAAGCTGGACAAGGTCAAGTTCGGCGAGGCCGCGCAGGCCGAGACCGTGCGCAAGATGGTCGTGGCGATGGCCAAGGACCCGCGCGTCCTGGTGATCAAGCTCGCCGACCGGCTGCACAACATGCGCACGATGCGCTACCTCAAGCGGGAGAAGCAGGAGAAGAAGGCCCGCGAGACGCTGGAGATCTACGCCCCGCTGGCGCACCGGCTGGGCATGAACACCATCAAGTGGGAGCTGGAGGACCTCGCCTTCGCGATCCTCTACCCCAAGATGTACGACGAGATCGTCCGGCTGGTCGCCGAGCGGGCGCCCAAGCGCGACGAGTACCTCGCGATAGTCACCGACGAGGTCCAGGCCGACCTGCGCTCGGCGCGCATCAAGGCCACCGTCACCGGACGGCCCAAGCACTACTACAGCGTCTACCAGAAGATGATCGTCCGCGGACGCGACTTCGCGGAGATCTACGACCTGGTGGGTATCCGCGTTCTCGTCGACACGGTGCGTGACTGTTACGCGGCGCTGGGCACGGTGCACGCGCGATGGAATCCGGTCCCGGGCCGGTTCAAGGACTACATCGCGATGCCCAAGTTCAACATGTACCAGTCGCTGCACACGACGGTCATCGGGCCCAACGGCAAGCCGGTCGAGCTGCAGATCCGCACGTTCGACATGCACCGCCGCGCCGAGTACGGCATCGCCGCGCACTGGAAGTACAAGCAGGAGGCCGTCGCCGGCGCCTCCAAGGTCCGTACCGACGTGCCCAAGGGCAAGGCCGGCAAGGACGACGCGGTCAACGACATGGCGTGGCTGCGGCAGCTCCTGGACTGGCAGAAGGAGACCGAGGACCCGGGCGAGTTCCTGGAGTCGCTGCGCTTCGACCTCTCCCGCAACGAGGTCTTCGTCTTCACGCCCAAGGGCGACGTCATAGCGCTGCCGGCCGGCGCCACCCCGGTGGACTTCGCGTACGCGGTGCACACCGAGGTCGGCCACCGCACGATAGGCGCGCGCGTCAACGGCCGCCTCGTACCGCTGGAATCGACCCTGGACAACGGTGATCTCGTGGAGGTCTTCACCTCCAAGGCGCCGGGGGCCGGGCCGTCCCGCGACTGGCTGGGCTTCGTCAAGTCGCCCCGGGCCCGCAACAAGATCCGCGCCTGGTTCTCCAAGGAGCGCCGCGACGAGGCGATCGAGCAGGGCAAGGACGCCATCGCGCGGGCCATGCGCAAGCAGAACCTGCCCATCCAGCGCATCCTGACCGGCGACTCGCTGGTCACCCTCGCGCACGAGATGCGGTATCCGGACATCTCGTCGCTGTACGCCGCGATCGGCGAGGGGCACGTCACCGCGCAGTCCGTCGTGCAGAAGCTGGTGCAGGCGCTCGGCGGCCAGGACGAGGCCACCGAGGACATCGCCGAGTCCACGCCGATCCGCCGCTCCAAGCGGCGCTCCAGCGCGGACCCGGGCGTGGTCGTCAAGGGCGTCGAGGACGTCTGGGTCAAGCTGGCCCGCTGCTGTACGCCGGTGCCGGGTGACCCGATCATCGGCTTCGTCACCCGCGGCTCCGGCGTCTCGGTGCACCGCGCCGACTGCGTCAACGTCGACTCGCTGTCCAAACAGCCGGAGCGGATTCTCGAAGTCGAGTGGGCGCCCACCCAGTCCTCGGTCTTCCTGGTCGCCATCCAGGTCGAGGCGCTGGACCGTTCCCGCCTGCTCTCGGACGTCACCCGCGTGCTGTCCGACCAGCACGTCAACATCCTGTCGGCGGCCGTCCAGACCTCCCGGGACCGGGTGGCCACCTCCCGCTTCACCTTCGAGATGGGCGACCCCAAGCACCTCGGGCACGTCCTGAAGGCGGTACGGGGCGTGGAAGGCGTGTACGACGTGTACCGCGTGACCTCGGCCCGTAGGCCCAACTAG
- a CDS encoding adenine phosphoribosyltransferase, whose amino-acid sequence MSAPAELRELLLSRIADVPDYPQAGVVFKDITPLLADPDAFGRLTDALAGVCGEFGATKIVALEARGFILAAPVAVKAGVGFVPVRKAGKLPGATLGQSYALEYGHATIEIQADALAPGDRVLVIDDVLATGGTAEASLTLIRRSGAEVAGVAVLLELGFLDGRERLAAGLDGAPLEALITV is encoded by the coding sequence ATGAGCGCCCCCGCGGAGCTGCGCGAGCTCCTGCTGAGCAGAATCGCCGATGTGCCGGACTATCCGCAGGCGGGGGTGGTCTTCAAGGACATCACCCCGCTGCTGGCCGATCCGGACGCCTTCGGCAGGCTGACGGACGCGCTGGCCGGGGTCTGCGGTGAGTTCGGCGCGACGAAGATCGTGGCGCTGGAGGCCCGCGGGTTCATCCTGGCGGCCCCGGTCGCGGTGAAGGCGGGCGTCGGCTTCGTGCCCGTACGCAAGGCCGGCAAGCTCCCCGGGGCGACCCTGGGCCAGAGCTACGCGCTGGAGTACGGCCACGCCACGATCGAGATCCAGGCCGACGCGCTGGCTCCGGGGGACCGGGTGCTGGTGATCGACGACGTGCTGGCCACCGGCGGTACGGCCGAGGCCTCGCTGACCCTGATCCGCCGCTCCGGCGCCGAGGTCGCGGGCGTCGCGGTCCTGCTGGAGCTGGGCTTCCTGGACGGCCGCGAGCGGCTTGCAGCGGGCCTGGACGGGGCTCCGCTGGAGGCGCTGATCACGGTCTGA
- the secF gene encoding protein translocase subunit SecF: MSKLGNLGARLYRGEVGYDFIGKRKIWYGISILITITAIVGLAVRGLNMGIEFSGGAVFTTPKTSVSASQAQHHAESASGGHQAVVQQLGNGGLRIQISELDTKEAVPVQEELAKDLNVPVKDINTQLVGPSWGEEIANKAWLGLGIFMILVVLYLAIAFEWRMALAALIALIHDLTITVGVYALVGFEVTPGTVIGLLTILGYSLYDTVVVFDSLKEASRGITKQSRYTYGEIANRSINSTLVRSINTTVVALLPVAGLLFVGGGFLGAGMLNDISLALFVGLAAGAYSSIFIATPLVADFKEREPQMKSLARRVRAKRAAAAKGESQQGAAEGAAEAGEEPQDGAPAAAGSSAAGPRSRPADRSRGRGRPSGKRR; encoded by the coding sequence ATGTCCAAGCTCGGAAATCTCGGCGCCCGGCTGTACCGAGGCGAGGTCGGCTACGACTTCATCGGTAAGCGCAAGATCTGGTACGGCATCTCGATCCTGATCACCATCACGGCGATCGTGGGCCTCGCGGTGCGCGGCCTCAACATGGGCATCGAGTTCTCCGGCGGCGCGGTCTTCACCACCCCGAAGACCTCCGTCTCGGCGAGCCAGGCCCAGCACCACGCCGAGTCCGCGTCCGGGGGCCACCAGGCTGTGGTCCAGCAGCTCGGCAACGGCGGCCTGCGCATCCAGATCAGCGAGCTGGACACCAAGGAGGCCGTGCCGGTCCAGGAGGAGCTGGCCAAGGACCTGAATGTCCCGGTCAAGGACATCAACACCCAACTGGTCGGTCCCAGCTGGGGCGAGGAGATCGCGAACAAGGCCTGGCTGGGCCTGGGGATCTTCATGATCCTCGTGGTGCTCTACCTCGCCATCGCCTTCGAGTGGCGGATGGCGCTGGCGGCCCTGATCGCGCTGATCCACGACCTCACGATCACGGTCGGTGTGTACGCACTGGTCGGCTTCGAGGTCACGCCCGGTACGGTCATCGGTCTGCTGACCATCCTCGGTTACTCGCTGTACGACACGGTGGTGGTCTTCGACAGCCTCAAGGAGGCGTCGCGGGGCATCACGAAGCAGTCCCGGTACACCTACGGGGAGATCGCCAACCGCTCGATCAACTCCACGCTGGTTCGGTCGATCAACACCACGGTCGTGGCGCTGCTCCCGGTGGCCGGTCTGCTCTTCGTGGGTGGCGGCTTCCTGGGTGCGGGCATGCTGAACGACATCTCGCTGGCCCTGTTCGTGGGTCTCGCGGCCGGTGCCTACAGCTCGATCTTCATCGCCACCCCGCTGGTCGCCGACTTCAAGGAGCGCGAGCCGCAGATGAAGTCCCTGGCCAGGCGGGTGCGTGCAAAGCGTGCCGCGGCGGCCAAGGGCGAGTCCCAGCAGGGGGCGGCCGAGGGCGCGGCGGAGGCCGGCGAGGAGCCGCAGGACGGCGCCCCGGCGGCGGCCGGCAGCTCGGCGGCCGGTCCGCGCAGCAGGCCCGCTGACCGCAGCCGCGGCCGCGGCCGTCCGTCGGGGAAGCGCCGATGA